One genomic window of Psychrobacillus sp. INOP01 includes the following:
- a CDS encoding thioredoxin family protein, whose translation MQKITTTEQFNEIISKDKEVLVKFEAGWCPDCRRMEMFIDPIIEKYNQYTWYEVNRDELPEVAEKYEVMGIPSLLIYQNGEKKAHLHSANAKSPEQVTEFLDAQDK comes from the coding sequence ATGCAAAAAATTACAACTACTGAACAATTCAATGAGATTATTTCTAAAGACAAAGAGGTATTAGTGAAATTTGAAGCTGGCTGGTGTCCTGATTGCCGTCGTATGGAAATGTTCATTGATCCAATAATTGAAAAGTATAACCAGTATACTTGGTATGAAGTCAATCGGGACGAGCTGCCTGAAGTTGCCGAAAAATATGAAGTAATGGGTATCCCAAGTCTTCTTATTTACCAAAACGGCGAGAAAAAAGCTCATCTTCATAGTGCAAATGCAAAATCTCCTGAGCAGGTAACAGAATTTTTAGATGCCCAAGATAAGTAA
- a CDS encoding STAS domain-containing protein: protein MSQEQEIIELKEKLAYYERIIKTVSTPIIPSIVPKTILIPIAGYMFRERFENIQTKTLHYIGEHKEIEHAVFDFTGVNVEDVEAFDYNELAMSITSLNSSLKLMGIRPIYVGFNPRFIREIVHASIQVDIETYKSFREALNMLLVKSDQNIK, encoded by the coding sequence ATGTCACAAGAACAAGAAATAATTGAACTAAAAGAAAAACTCGCTTATTACGAAAGAATTATTAAAACAGTTTCTACTCCAATTATTCCATCTATCGTTCCTAAGACCATTTTAATCCCTATTGCTGGCTATATGTTTAGAGAGCGCTTTGAAAATATTCAAACTAAAACACTCCACTATATCGGAGAGCACAAAGAAATCGAACATGCGGTATTTGACTTTACTGGGGTTAATGTAGAAGACGTAGAAGCATTCGACTACAATGAACTCGCCATGTCTATTACCAGTTTGAATAGCTCTCTTAAATTAATGGGAATTCGTCCAATTTATGTTGGGTTCAATCCTCGATTTATCCGCGAAATTGTTCATGCTAGTATACAAGTGGATATTGAGACATATAAAAGCTTCCGTGAGGCATTGAATATGCTTTTAGTTAAATCGGATCAAAATATTAAATAA
- the eis gene encoding enhanced intracellular survival protein Eis has protein sequence MIIRLLQKEDMEQAANIAAMAYPGMLIQSVEKTKEFAERLIIEQKEDNGLQFFGCFNEQEDLVGIFRINDFECNINGKFQRILGIGLVAVHLLHKKEKVAFQILSYFHAYARQENAALVALHPFNPSFYRKMGYGNGPLRYEFKFKPGTLLTDGDKSKVKFLAPADEDAIVSLYNEYAQNNHGMMKRTWKEKQYIKTKKTYYVGVEDENNLIGALAFTLEPVKDSHFLHQHLEVHEWIWSTPTAYKQLTAWLSSQQDQVDRIIFRTNDQSFMYNLSNPLNDSNHLIPSVYHEVATTGTGMMYRITKVETFVTSTNFTGLGRPEKDTRILIELVDTFLQEQSGIYELQYEGELWKIQKLEKAEEPVNLTIGIHYLSSWWMGCVSLESLHNTGQANVSNIEPKLLDEWFKPKSGPICFTSF, from the coding sequence ATGATTATTCGGTTACTACAGAAAGAAGATATGGAGCAAGCGGCTAATATAGCGGCAATGGCATACCCAGGTATGCTTATCCAATCAGTTGAAAAGACAAAGGAGTTCGCGGAACGTCTTATAATAGAACAAAAAGAAGACAATGGATTACAATTTTTTGGTTGCTTTAATGAGCAAGAGGATCTTGTAGGAATATTTAGAATAAATGATTTTGAGTGCAATATTAACGGGAAATTTCAACGTATTCTTGGTATTGGACTAGTAGCTGTCCACCTATTACATAAAAAAGAAAAAGTGGCATTTCAAATACTATCTTATTTTCATGCATATGCAAGGCAGGAAAATGCTGCGCTTGTAGCTTTGCATCCATTCAATCCCAGTTTTTATCGTAAAATGGGCTATGGGAACGGACCACTTCGATATGAATTTAAATTTAAGCCGGGAACATTACTGACGGATGGAGATAAAAGCAAAGTGAAATTTTTAGCTCCAGCGGATGAAGACGCAATTGTTTCTCTATATAATGAATATGCCCAAAACAATCATGGAATGATGAAAAGAACATGGAAGGAAAAGCAATATATTAAAACGAAAAAAACGTATTATGTTGGAGTAGAGGATGAAAATAATCTGATAGGTGCATTAGCTTTCACGTTAGAACCGGTGAAGGATAGCCATTTTTTACATCAACATTTGGAAGTACATGAATGGATATGGAGCACACCAACTGCATATAAACAACTTACTGCTTGGCTAAGCTCACAGCAAGACCAGGTGGACCGAATTATTTTCCGTACAAATGATCAATCATTTATGTACAATCTTTCTAACCCGTTAAATGATTCCAATCATTTAATTCCTAGTGTTTATCATGAAGTGGCGACCACAGGAACTGGTATGATGTATCGAATTACAAAAGTGGAAACATTCGTTACAAGTACTAATTTTACTGGACTTGGCAGACCTGAAAAAGATACAAGGATATTAATCGAATTAGTGGATACATTTTTACAGGAGCAGTCGGGGATATATGAATTACAGTACGAAGGGGAACTGTGGAAAATTCAAAAACTAGAAAAGGCTGAAGAACCGGTGAACTTAACAATTGGAATTCATTATTTGAGCTCTTGGTGGATGGGCTGTGTATCGCTAGAATCTTTGCATAATACTGGGCAAGCGAATGTCTCTAATATTGAACCAAAGTTATTAGATGAGTGGTTTAAGCCTAAAAGTGGACCAATTTGCTTTACATCTTTTTAA
- a CDS encoding C39 family peptidase, protein MKVQLPIKGHSQYDSSIQASYQASACGPVTAFVLLNYLLPNASPFHPNDLYKKLGGTRIGLFTYRFIRNLRKLLGPNWEVNKCTLQIALKELNNGRPVALKFDKYFSLQWNKKCNFSYHWVPLIGYELVDGEVVLIIHDNGGRNRPSQIRKVRYSDNASILTFVQITPIDK, encoded by the coding sequence ATGAAAGTCCAATTACCAATTAAAGGTCATTCTCAATATGATTCTTCAATTCAGGCAAGCTATCAAGCATCTGCTTGTGGACCAGTTACAGCTTTTGTCTTGTTAAATTATTTGTTACCTAATGCAAGTCCATTTCATCCTAATGATTTATATAAAAAATTAGGTGGAACTCGCATTGGGTTATTTACCTATCGATTTATTCGAAACTTGCGTAAGTTGCTAGGACCAAATTGGGAAGTAAACAAATGTACATTGCAAATAGCATTAAAAGAATTGAATAATGGAAGACCTGTCGCATTAAAGTTTGATAAATACTTTTCGCTACAGTGGAATAAAAAATGTAATTTTTCCTATCATTGGGTTCCACTTATTGGCTATGAATTAGTTGATGGTGAAGTGGTGTTAATCATCCATGACAATGGAGGTAGAAATCGTCCCAGTCAAATTAGAAAAGTTCGCTATTCAGATAATGCATCCATTCTCACTTTCGTTCAAATTACTCCTATAGACAAATAA
- a CDS encoding 5'-3' exonuclease, translated as MTQEKPHVLVIDGMALLFRSFFATAMSGNYFKNDKGIPTNAVQGFARHVLAAQNLMQPTHMAICWDKGMLTFRNELYDGYKANRPKPAEELIPQFDMAQELSEHLGWMNFGIAGMEADDTIASITHKWKEDARFTIVSGDKDLLQLLEPSTEIAFTKKGFTIYDVYNEARFLEEYGISPLLFPDVKAFMGDSSDGYAGVKGIGPKTALQLVQTYGTVDKVLEALPLLKAGQRTKIETDMEMLKLSKELATIRRDVPIGAELDHLQIKDIPSTKHDFLHEHGYTILARQLQK; from the coding sequence ATGACTCAGGAAAAACCACATGTATTAGTAATAGATGGAATGGCATTATTATTTAGATCGTTTTTTGCAACTGCAATGTCCGGGAATTATTTTAAAAATGACAAAGGAATTCCGACAAATGCGGTGCAAGGTTTTGCTCGGCATGTATTGGCGGCACAAAATTTGATGCAGCCTACTCACATGGCTATTTGCTGGGATAAAGGTATGCTTACATTTAGAAATGAGCTTTACGATGGTTATAAAGCAAATCGCCCTAAGCCAGCCGAAGAGCTTATCCCCCAGTTTGATATGGCTCAGGAGTTATCTGAGCACTTGGGGTGGATGAACTTTGGAATAGCCGGAATGGAAGCGGATGATACAATTGCTTCAATTACACATAAATGGAAGGAGGACGCGAGGTTTACTATAGTTAGTGGAGATAAGGATCTTCTGCAATTACTCGAGCCATCCACAGAAATTGCGTTCACGAAAAAAGGTTTTACCATTTATGATGTATACAATGAAGCTCGTTTCCTTGAAGAATACGGCATTTCTCCTTTGCTTTTCCCAGATGTGAAGGCATTTATGGGAGATTCTAGTGATGGCTATGCAGGAGTGAAGGGAATCGGTCCGAAAACAGCGCTACAACTTGTCCAAACCTATGGAACAGTCGATAAAGTCTTAGAGGCATTGCCACTTTTGAAGGCAGGTCAACGAACAAAAATCGAGACGGATATGGAGATGCTGAAACTTTCCAAAGAGTTAGCTACGATTCGAAGAGATGTCCCGATAGGAGCAGAGCTGGATCATTTACAAATAAAAGATATCCCGTCGACGAAACATGATTTTTTACATGAGCACGGTTATACTATTTTGGCTAGACAGCTTCAAAAATAG
- a CDS encoding FAD-binding oxidoreductase, protein MKIHNGSLYWPTTTKPFIPKTTYEKLDIYDVVIVGSGMSGSLTALALAESGLKIAILDKREMATGSSSANTGLLQYSNDIMLHQLIGQIGEKDAVRFYQLCYEAMDDLENIAKSLPIEVDFIRRPSICYASDENDVEMIKAEYDTLKKYGFPCDYWGRNEMAEKMPFSKHGALVTFGDAEINPLKFVHGVLTKLEELGVHLFPYTEVLDVFEDNDSLNIRTSGQSFYAKHIVYTTGYETTPVGRRIGADINRSYAFVSNPIPEFSDWYEQALIWETKRPYLYIRSTVEGRIVVGGLDEDKPEAPDSDEIIQKRAENLLHQSRELFPNYDIQIDYAYAASFGESVDNIPFIGQHPSKQNQFYLLGYGGNGTVYSMIGSHILKDLIVGNRNEDAELVQLDRKYGIA, encoded by the coding sequence ATGAAAATACATAATGGATCCCTTTATTGGCCTACTACTACAAAGCCATTCATACCAAAAACTACTTATGAAAAACTAGATATATATGATGTTGTAATAGTTGGCTCTGGAATGTCTGGATCACTTACTGCACTTGCATTAGCAGAAAGTGGTCTTAAGATAGCAATATTAGACAAGCGTGAGATGGCAACAGGGAGCTCCAGCGCAAATACTGGCCTTTTACAATACTCTAATGATATTATGCTGCACCAACTAATCGGCCAAATCGGGGAAAAAGATGCTGTTCGCTTTTACCAGCTCTGTTATGAAGCAATGGATGATCTAGAGAATATAGCAAAGAGCCTACCAATAGAAGTAGACTTCATTAGAAGACCAAGTATATGTTATGCGAGCGACGAAAACGACGTAGAAATGATAAAAGCTGAATATGATACATTAAAAAAATATGGGTTTCCTTGTGACTATTGGGGACGAAATGAGATGGCTGAAAAAATGCCTTTTTCCAAGCATGGTGCCTTAGTGACATTTGGTGATGCGGAGATTAATCCATTGAAGTTTGTGCATGGAGTCCTAACTAAACTAGAAGAGTTAGGTGTACATTTATTTCCTTATACGGAAGTATTGGATGTATTTGAGGATAACGATTCTTTAAATATACGTACCTCCGGTCAATCTTTTTACGCCAAACATATCGTCTACACAACTGGCTATGAAACTACTCCTGTAGGTAGGAGAATTGGAGCCGATATTAATCGTTCCTATGCATTTGTTAGCAATCCAATCCCAGAATTTAGTGATTGGTATGAACAAGCATTAATTTGGGAAACAAAGCGACCTTATTTATACATTCGCTCAACAGTTGAAGGAAGAATAGTTGTTGGTGGATTAGACGAGGATAAACCAGAAGCACCCGACTCTGACGAAATCATTCAGAAACGAGCGGAAAATTTATTACACCAGTCTAGAGAACTATTTCCTAATTATGATATTCAAATAGATTATGCATATGCTGCTAGTTTTGGAGAGTCGGTAGATAATATACCATTTATAGGGCAACATCCTAGTAAACAAAACCAATTCTATTTACTTGGTTATGGGGGCAATGGAACTGTATATAGTATGATAGGCTCTCATATTTTAAAAGATTTAATAGTAGGAAATCGAAACGAAGATGCCGAGCTTGTGCAACTTGATCGGAAATATGGTATAGCATAA
- a CDS encoding polysaccharide deacetylase family protein, with translation MGALIISLDFELNWGVHDVYTIEEYGANILGARVAIPQILQLFLKYDIHATWAIVGMLYCKDKQELLSYFNTMDIPYENTAFSPIMNLSKVGANETVDPYHFGMSLIEMIRETSNQEIGTHTFSHFYCLENGQDKEHFKKDLKAVSSLGKTASLVFPRNQVNPDYLHLCKELGVKAYRGNEKTWMYKAHTSEKNSWLKRLCRLIDAYVNISGNHTYCLKNIEAEPIVNIPSSRFLRPYNSRLSMLEQLRLRRIKKGLTRAAKKNELYHLWWHPHNFGRDTKENLQFLEEILKHVDYLKNKYNFQSMHMRDVTDVLKIITSKIVTNSYYFPFIVIF, from the coding sequence TTGGGGGCTCTTATTATATCATTAGACTTTGAGCTTAATTGGGGAGTACATGATGTTTATACAATAGAAGAATATGGAGCCAATATTCTCGGTGCTCGAGTAGCTATTCCTCAAATACTCCAATTGTTTTTAAAATATGATATTCATGCGACATGGGCAATTGTTGGTATGCTGTATTGCAAGGATAAACAGGAGCTATTATCATATTTTAACACGATGGATATACCTTATGAAAATACTGCATTTAGTCCAATAATGAATCTTTCCAAAGTAGGGGCGAATGAAACGGTGGATCCTTATCATTTCGGAATGTCACTAATCGAAATGATACGAGAAACATCCAATCAAGAGATTGGAACACATACCTTTTCTCATTTTTATTGCTTAGAAAATGGGCAAGATAAGGAGCATTTTAAGAAGGATTTGAAGGCTGTTTCTTCGTTGGGAAAAACGGCATCTTTGGTTTTTCCAAGGAACCAAGTAAATCCAGATTATTTACATCTATGTAAAGAGCTTGGAGTAAAGGCGTACCGAGGAAATGAAAAAACCTGGATGTATAAAGCTCATACAAGTGAAAAAAATTCATGGCTGAAACGATTGTGTCGTCTAATAGATGCGTATGTAAATATATCTGGCAATCACACGTATTGTTTAAAGAATATCGAAGCAGAACCCATTGTCAATATACCTTCTAGTCGCTTTTTGAGACCTTATAATAGTAGATTGTCCATGTTAGAACAGCTTCGTCTCCGCCGAATTAAAAAGGGATTAACTAGGGCCGCAAAGAAAAATGAACTCTATCATTTATGGTGGCATCCGCATAATTTTGGGAGAGATACAAAGGAAAACCTCCAATTTTTAGAAGAAATCTTAAAGCATGTCGACTATCTAAAGAACAAGTATAACTTTCAAAGTATGCATATGCGAGATGTTACCGACGTTTTAAAAATTATTACGTCAAAAATAGTAACGAATAGTTACTATTTCCCGTTTATTGTGATTTTCTAA